A single window of Trachemys scripta elegans isolate TJP31775 chromosome 18, CAS_Tse_1.0, whole genome shotgun sequence DNA harbors:
- the ORAI2 gene encoding protein orai-2, with translation MSSELNVPADPATPACGSEPGTKGMDYRDWVRRSYLELVTSNHHSVQALAWRKLYLSRAKLKASSRTSALLSGFAMVAMVEVQLEMQYQYPQMLLIAFSACTTVLVAVHLFALLISTCILPNVEAVSNIHNLNSISESPHERMHVYIELAWGFSTVLGILLFLAEVVLLCWIKFLPVDSIMKNETTVIQKPSGHVGWQAALVSTIIMVPVGLIFVVFTIHFYRSLVRHKTERHNREIEELHKLKVQLDGHDRGLQVV, from the exons ATGAGTTCCGAGTTAAATGTCCCGGCGGATCCTGCCACTCCTGCGTGCGGCTCTGAACCTGGCACAAAGGGCATGGATTATCGGGACTGGGTCCGGCGTAGCTATCTGGAATTGGTCACTTCAAATCATCACTCTGTTCAGGCCCTCGCATGGCGAAAACTGTACCTCAGCCGAGCCAAGCTCAAAGCGTCCAGCAGAACGTCTGCTTTGCTCTCTGGATTTGCTATG gttgCCATGGTGGAGGTGCAACTAGAGATGCAGTATCAGTACCCCCAAATGCTGCTGATTGCGTTCAGTGCCTGCACAACAGTGCTGGTAGCAGTTCATCTCTTCGCCCTTCTCATCAGCACCTGTATACTACCTAACGTGGAAGCGGTGAGTAACATTCACAACCTAAACTCCATCAGCGAATCCCCACACGAACGCATGCATGTCTACATAGAGCTGGCCTGGGGTTTCTCCACAGTCTTGGGAATCCTCCTTTTCCTCGCTGAGGTGGTGCTTCTGTGCTGGATAAAATTTCTGCCTGTGGACTCCATTATGAAAAACGAGACTACCGTCATCCAAAAGCCCAGCGGCCATGTGGGCTGGCAAGCGGCTCTGGTCTCCACCATCATCATGGTCCCAGTGGgtctgatttttgttgttttcaccATTCACTTCTACCGTTCTCTGGTGCGGCACAAAACGGAGCGACATAACCGGGAGATTGAAGAGCTTCACAAACTGAAAGTGCAATTAGATGGACATGACAGAGGGTTGCAGGTAGTGTGA